The genomic interval AAATCTGATATCATCAATACATCAGCATCTGTATAATCCCGGCTTTGGAGCATGTTCATCGCTTCAAACATAGGTGGATGAATATCAGTACCTCCATTAAATGTCATGGAGAGAAATTTTACCACCTGGTCTAAGGAAGATTCCAGTTCAAGCAGGTTTATTGTTTGCAGGCCGGTAGAAAAAGATATCAAATAACATTTTCGTTGCTCTTTGGCGGCCATTTTTAGTATGGCAAAACAAAGCACTTTGGCAATATATTCGGGCATTCCTTCCATAGACGCACTTGCATCCACACAGACAATAAAAGGGCCTTTTTCCTTACGCCTGGTTTTTTCCCTGATCCCTGTAGTTGTTCCTTCGCCTTTGATCATTTCCCTGCCCTGATACTGAAACGTAAGCAGATTTTTATCTGCATATTTTTTATAAAAAGCGGTCTCAGTTACCGGGTCTGCCAGCAAAACGGCTTCTGCCGGAAGCAGGTAGTTCAAATCATCACTTTCATAAATACCACCTATCTCCGATTTATGTTCACTAGTAGTACGCCAAGCAGCTTTAGATATGGCATATTCATATAATTCCTCTTCTATTTCCGTCTGGGCTTCACGCATTCGTCCCAGCAGGTCAGCCAGTTCCCGAATGGATTTTTCATTGTTGAGCAGCTGAGAATATTTTTGCAATAAATCAAAGTTTGTTTGTTTCCACAGCCCTCTCGACATATCCCAGAAACGGCCTGCTTCCATCGCAAAAGGAGCAATCAATTCGTACATCTGCTCATATTCCTCCACTTTGGCATATAGTAATTTGGTGAATTGTTCAGCTTGTTTGTGCATTTCCTCCATTTCATAGCGCAGACTTTTTTCGATCAGCAGTTGTTCCCATTGCTTAAGCAAATCATCCAGCAACAGGTCAATGGGAAGTTTTTCATCTGATGGAATTTGTAAGGAAGCCAGAAATCTGGCCTTATCCCGGAAAATATCATCCAATCGTTCCTCATAAAAACTAATATCAATTTGCTCTCTGGTATAAGTTTCCTTCAGAAAATTGGTCAGGTGGTACCAGGTATCCGCATAAATCTGTAAAGGGCGGTCTTTCCAGGATTGCAGCCGGTTAAATTCATCCTGGCAGGGATTATTCTTATTAATTTCCTGTTGCGACTTCCGCATCCATTGCAGGGTATCATGAATAATCTGGGAGGAAAGATGTTCATTGCCATTTGTTACCTTTAGCATTTTTGCATCTGAGAAAATCTGATCCAGGGCTTCTTTGAGGTAATCGAATTGAGGACTATTAAACCGGTGTGACAGGGATGGAGGCTTACGGTCTATTTTATTTTGGAGGTAATATGTAATGTAGCGTCTGGTTGGTTTATCAAAGATATTTCCAAACTCGATAAATTGTTTGTATTGTTCGTCCAGGTTTTCAACTGTTTGCATAAATTGTAAACAGTTGAAAACATTTTTTTGTTGATGATACCCACATAAAATTACCTGTTTCCACCACTAAATATCCAGGCAATACGGCCATACATTAGTATAGCATTCAACTCCAGCATTTCCTGCTCGTTATGCACATAGCTTTGCACCACAAACTCATTTTTATTTTTTTCCTGGAATTGCAGCAGCAGTACATCATCTTCCCATATAGTCATTTCTTTCAGGTCAATTCTATAGGTTCTTCCATCCGACATGAGCAAGGTATTACGTTTCCGGTTTTGCTTCCGTATAATACCAATCAAATTCCTGGTGATTTTATTGGCGATTTTTATTTCTCCATCATAAAATCCTTTGGTCTGAAATGTAAGAGAAATATTTCTGGCAGTGAAATGAGCTTTAGAACTGGCCGGATCAAAGGCAAGCCTGCCTACTTTCTCCCCTTCTGCATCAAAAAAATCAATGTAATCATTGTATACCGTAGGCCTGTACCAGTGTGGAGCCTCTGCTGGAATGTCTTCAGGCAAAAACAAACTGGTAAAAGTTACGATCAATATGAGCAGAATGGCTTGCAAAACTAATTTTTTCAGTAAATATACATATTCAAGCTATTCAATAGAAATTATTATACCCCATTCGCATGCATTCAGAAAGTAATATTTATCAATTTTTCACTGTACTACAATAAAAAAGCTGCATCTGTTTGAAGCCGCTTTTTTTCTAAATCAATAATTGATCTGTTCGTATATGTTGATACTTCCGGTTTACAGCTAATTTTTATATTTACTGGCAGTCAGCATACTGATAGGTATAATTCCAGGCTGGCTCATTGTCATGTTTGTATTGTAGAGAAACAGGATAACCTTCTTTGTTATACTGATAGGTGAGCACATTTACAGATTTGCTGCCATTATTTATATGGCTGATATGGGTGATAATACCTGGATTATGTTTCATTTTAAGGGTTCCGGGCAGAAAATACCATGGTTCCACATTCTTTTTTGTATCGTAATTGCTATAGAGGGTCGTAGAAACCAGAGTTAAGCTATCTTTAAATGTCCAGTATTTGAGTTCCTGAATAATGTTGCCTTTCCAGTCATAGGTATAGGAATATTTTCTGAATATCGGTTCTTTTTCGCCTTCATGAATCTGCACTTCTTTAATGGCTCCTGCACCGTTTCGCACATAATCTCTGGTGAATATAAGAACAGGTCCATGGTAGTGGCGTGTTTTCACTAAAGTATTGCCTTGGTACTCATATACTATTTTCTGATCATGGTCGTCCCAGGCTTCTTTTATTTGCTTATTTGCATCATAAGACAGATGTATGGTAGAAGATTCAGTTTCCTCTACTAAGCTGATCCCTTTTTTCAAGGTTACCAGTAAACCCTGGCTGTCGTAGGCATAGTCAATGTCTTCGTCCCAGGGCGTATTAATGTGGGAAATCCGGCAGGTAGGAGTTGGATGTTGATCTTCGTCATCTTTTAGTAATTCACAGGATGGCAGTGTAATTGTCATACAAAGCGCACTTACATATACAGCAGCTTTTGTCAGTATTGTTTTCATTTCAATAATAAATAGGGTGTAGATGGTTGGTGTTTAAAATTCATAATACGTTGGTTTCTAGCGGCTAACAGGGGAATACTAATAGATTAATTTGAATTTAATTGTAAAGTAACCAGTACCAGTAAAATTCTTTTCTATTCTCTCTGACCCTCTGTATACCACAAGGGTTGCAAAGCCAATTGAAGAAAATCTATTTGCTTTTTTTGCTTAATTTGTCAAACTTACCAGACTAAATAAACTCCATCTGTGCCTACATTTCTGTCTACACAATCCTCTAAACGAACCCAATTATTTCTGCTTCTGGGAGGTATTTTCCTCACCAATACGATCGTAGCTGAGATTATTGGTGTTAAAATATTTTCAGCAGAATCTCTTCTTGGAATCCCACCAGCACAGATTTCATTATTGAAAGGATTTACCCTGGATTTTAATCTTACGGCTGGTGCCGTACTATGGCCGCTGGTATTTGTTACCTCCGATGTGATTAATGAATACTTTGGACCGGCGGGTGTAAAAAAGATCAGTTACGCTACGGCTGGGTTTGTTTTATATGCCTTTGTCTTCATTTTTCTAATCACCCTGTTGCCACCGGCTGCCTTCTGGATTGATGTAAACAAAGCCACACCTACAGGTGATACCTTTGATATTAACTTTGCCTTTGGCAAGATTTTCAGGCAGGGATTGGGTATTATCATTGGTTCTTTAACTGCATTCTTGCTCGGACAATTGATTGATGCCTATGCGTTTCAATATATCCGCAAAATTACCGGCAATAAAAAAATATGGCTTCGGGCTACAGGTTCTACCCTCATTTCTCAGCTCATAGATAGTTTTGTTGTGCTTATAGTTGCTTTTTATATTTTTGGGAACTGGTCGTTTGCGCAGGTGATATCAGTGGCTATTATTAATTACATATATAAATTCATTATGGCTATTCTGCTGACGCCTCTGCTCTACATTGCACACTATTGGATAGACCGTTATCTTGGGAAAGAAGAGCTTGTCAATAGTCAGTGATAAAGTTAATAGTTGATGAGCTGAGGGTTTATGGATTAAAAGCAAAACGGACCATTAAAGAGAAAATCACTCAATCACTCAATCACTCAATCATTTCCCACTGCCCTCCTCAAATTGTCGCAGATCACGGCTGTTGCAATCCCCACATTTAATGATTCTGCTCCTCCATACCTGGGAATATGAATTTTCTGTTTGATTAAAGGCTCTAATGCCTGACTAATGCCCTGAGATTCATTGCCCATCACAATAAGGCCAGAGGAAGCAAACGAAACCGTGTGTACATCTATTCCATTCAGATAGGCCCCGTATACTTGCAGGTTTGCCGTATGTTGCAGATATTCGTGCAGATTACAATAATACAATTGTACCCGTGTAAACGAACCCATACTTGCGGCTATCACCTTAGGATTGTAAAAGTCAGTGGTGGATTCCGAGCAGATAATTTTAGTAATACCATACCAGTCGGCAATCCGGATAATAGTCCCTAAATTTCCCGGGTCTTTTATTTCATCCAAAATAAGGGCATATTCGTTAGAAGTAACAGAAAGTGGCAGATTAGGTTTACTCACCACTACCGCCAGACAAGCATTATTTGATTGAAAAACGCCTGTTTTTTCCAGTTCTTCCTGTGTCAAAATCTGTAATTCAAAACTTTGCCTGGAAAGGAGCCGTATATTTTCATTGTAAAATTCCTGGGTCGTAAACAGAACAGTGATTTGATAATCTGATGACAGTAATTCCTGCACACTCTTTGCTCCTTCCACCAGAAATGCCTGGTGCAGTTTCCGGTATTTTTTCACCTGCAGGGAATGAATCAATTTTAACCACTTTTTAGAAATCATATACAAACCATTGAGAAAGCGATATTACATTTTTCTGCACTGCCTTACAATCCTGATGCTCTCAGGCTGCCTTAATAAGGAAAAACTATTGCGTAAAAACGAATTTTTATTGTACAGCCAGAAAATAGAAGGGAATGATAAAATAGCCACCGATGATCTGGAACCCTTCTACCGGCAACAATCCAATAAACGTATTCTGAATCTACCCATTATGCCCTACCTGTGGATCTACTATCAGGGCAGCAAGCTATATAATGAAGATAAAGTAAAGAAAAATATCGAACGGGTCAAAAACCGCTATAATGACCGGATTGCCGCTGCGGATGTAAATTCCGGAAAGTATGAACGATTGAAACACCGCCGGGACCGTAAACTCGATAAATACGAAACCCAGCTGGAAGAAGGTAATTTCTGGATGCGTATCGGAGAGCCTCCGGTTGTATTCGATTCTTTGCTCTCCAAACAGGCGGCTGAACAAATGCGTTTTTATGCCACTACAAAAGGTTATTTTGATGCTACTTCTTCCTACTCCTTTAAACTGGATACTGCCCGAAGAACGGCCAAAGTCGTGTACAAAATTACCGAGAACCAACCCTATAAAATTCAGGATACTTCCTATGTGGTAGACAATTCGCATATAGATAGCCTTTTGAGAGCCAGTGTAAAAAATAGCCCCATTAAACCAGGCGATATATATGACGAAGATAACCTGAACCTGGAAAGGGAGCGTATTGATAAACTATTAAAAAACAACGGTTATTTCAACTTTAACCGGCAGTATGTGGAATACCGCATTATAAGTGATACTGTCGTTACAGATGCATTGTTAAACAAAATTGCCAAAGATGAAGACAAATTAGTAGAAGTAGAAACGGTGGTGAACAAACCTGCTGGTCAGGCACAACACACGCTTTACAAACTGGATGATATCTATTTTACGACCGATGCTAATACACCTGGCGGGCGAATTAGAGCCGGCAGACGGGATACAGTAGAATATGAGGGCGTGCATTATATTGGGTATAACACCAAACGTTTTTCCAAAAAAATATTGAATGCCAAACTACTGATGCGTCCTGGCGATTTATATAGCTTGCAGCGGACTATCGAAACTCAGCGTGTACTTAGCAGCCTTGATATTTTTAAATTTGCTAATGTATATTATGATACCACTGGCAATAAATTCACCGCCAGAATCAATGCCAGCCCACTGGAGAAATATACCGTGAGTGACGAATGGGGCGTAACAGTTAGCCAGCAATTACCCGGTCCATTTGTAGACCTTACTTTTAAATCCCGCAATGTATTCGGTGGACTGGAAGTATTTGAAACGAGTGTCAGTGCCGGTATTATTGGGCAGGCCGGGTATTCGGATAACAATCAGGTATATGCCAGCCAGGAAATAAATGCAACGGCTTCGCTGGTATTTCCACAGATTTTCTTTCCAACTAAGGTTAGGTTTAAATTTAATCGCTATAGCCCCAGAACCAGGTTACTGGCAGGTTTTAATTTTAATAACCGGCCTGAATACCGGAGAGTAAACCTGAAAGCCGGTATGAACTATACCTTCCAGAAAGATATAAAACATTCCTTTACTATTTCACCAGTAGACTTGAACC from Rhodocytophaga rosea carries:
- a CDS encoding VWA domain-containing protein — protein: MQTVENLDEQYKQFIEFGNIFDKPTRRYITYYLQNKIDRKPPSLSHRFNSPQFDYLKEALDQIFSDAKMLKVTNGNEHLSSQIIHDTLQWMRKSQQEINKNNPCQDEFNRLQSWKDRPLQIYADTWYHLTNFLKETYTREQIDISFYEERLDDIFRDKARFLASLQIPSDEKLPIDLLLDDLLKQWEQLLIEKSLRYEMEEMHKQAEQFTKLLYAKVEEYEQMYELIAPFAMEAGRFWDMSRGLWKQTNFDLLQKYSQLLNNEKSIRELADLLGRMREAQTEIEEELYEYAISKAAWRTTSEHKSEIGGIYESDDLNYLLPAEAVLLADPVTETAFYKKYADKNLLTFQYQGREMIKGEGTTTGIREKTRRKEKGPFIVCVDASASMEGMPEYIAKVLCFAILKMAAKEQRKCYLISFSTGLQTINLLELESSLDQVVKFLSMTFNGGTDIHPPMFEAMNMLQSRDYTDADVLMISDFIMYEMRDELIKRMKAEQKKGTRFHSLTITTQANPAIVELFDNYWVYDPESKEIARQLAKDLKKIT
- a CDS encoding RNA methyltransferase is translated as MISKKWLKLIHSLQVKKYRKLHQAFLVEGAKSVQELLSSDYQITVLFTTQEFYNENIRLLSRQSFELQILTQEELEKTGVFQSNNACLAVVVSKPNLPLSVTSNEYALILDEIKDPGNLGTIIRIADWYGITKIICSESTTDFYNPKVIAASMGSFTRVQLYYCNLHEYLQHTANLQVYGAYLNGIDVHTVSFASSGLIVMGNESQGISQALEPLIKQKIHIPRYGGAESLNVGIATAVICDNLRRAVGND
- a CDS encoding queuosine precursor transporter, giving the protein MPTFLSTQSSKRTQLFLLLGGIFLTNTIVAEIIGVKIFSAESLLGIPPAQISLLKGFTLDFNLTAGAVLWPLVFVTSDVINEYFGPAGVKKISYATAGFVLYAFVFIFLITLLPPAAFWIDVNKATPTGDTFDINFAFGKIFRQGLGIIIGSLTAFLLGQLIDAYAFQYIRKITGNKKIWLRATGSTLISQLIDSFVVLIVAFYIFGNWSFAQVISVAIINYIYKFIMAILLTPLLYIAHYWIDRYLGKEELVNSQ
- the tamL gene encoding translocation and assembly module lipoprotein TamL, which gives rise to MLSGCLNKEKLLRKNEFLLYSQKIEGNDKIATDDLEPFYRQQSNKRILNLPIMPYLWIYYQGSKLYNEDKVKKNIERVKNRYNDRIAAADVNSGKYERLKHRRDRKLDKYETQLEEGNFWMRIGEPPVVFDSLLSKQAAEQMRFYATTKGYFDATSSYSFKLDTARRTAKVVYKITENQPYKIQDTSYVVDNSHIDSLLRASVKNSPIKPGDIYDEDNLNLERERIDKLLKNNGYFNFNRQYVEYRIISDTVVTDALLNKIAKDEDKLVEVETVVNKPAGQAQHTLYKLDDIYFTTDANTPGGRIRAGRRDTVEYEGVHYIGYNTKRFSKKILNAKLLMRPGDLYSLQRTIETQRVLSSLDIFKFANVYYDTTGNKFTARINASPLEKYTVSDEWGVTVSQQLPGPFVDLTFKSRNVFGGLEVFETSVSAGIIGQAGYSDNNQVYASQEINATASLVFPQIFFPTKVRFKFNRYSPRTRLLAGFNFNNRPEYRRVNLKAGMNYTFQKDIKHSFTISPVDLNLIYTPSVTAEFDTTLRKLKDQGSNLYRSFQRSFVSSLSGTYTYNDNITGQTKEARYIRAFAESGGTTLNILDWADPSFRGDSLQGAQLYRYFKLSNDFRYYLPAGRKSSWAFRVNVGIARPYGQSTVLPYERFFFVGGSNSIRAWPPAV